The following are from one region of the Methyloversatilis discipulorum genome:
- the rplO gene encoding 50S ribosomal protein L15, translated as MELNDIKPGEGSKHARRRVGRGMGSGLGKTCGRGHKGQKSRSGGWKSVGFEGGQMPLQRRLPKRGFTSLTRARNEEVNLSSLSRLPVEDVDLLVLKQFGLVSRDALSAKVVLSGEITRRVVLKGIGATKGARAAIEAAGGQVGE; from the coding sequence ATGGAACTGAATGACATCAAGCCCGGCGAGGGCTCGAAGCACGCGCGCCGTCGCGTCGGTCGCGGCATGGGCAGTGGCCTGGGCAAGACCTGCGGCCGCGGCCACAAGGGTCAGAAGTCGCGTTCGGGCGGCTGGAAGAGCGTCGGTTTCGAAGGCGGCCAGATGCCGCTGCAGCGCCGACTGCCGAAGCGTGGCTTCACGTCGCTGACGCGTGCGCGCAACGAGGAAGTCAATCTTTCGTCGCTGTCGCGTCTGCCGGTCGAGGACGTTGATCTGCTGGTGCTCAAGCAGTTTGGCCTCGTGTCCCGTGACGCGCTGTCTGCCAAGGTGGTTCTGTCGGGCGAGATCACCCGCCGCGTCGTGCTCAAGGGCATCGGCGCGACCAAGGGTGCGCGCGCGGCGATCGAAGCCGCTGGCGGCCAGGTCGGAGAGTAA